In the genome of Stigmatella aurantiaca, one region contains:
- a CDS encoding M4 family metallopeptidase: MKRHLLAALTTLTLVGCDGADSPTVTSSREVHDEVELSSAVKRAQQNLGMRTPEEELVVRSVFKDDSGEEHVRFDKRYRGLRTIGGDFVVHQSETGLLKSVTLNSQASLRGLDVKPVFDGAGAVVLAEKVFAGQRQGPGSAELVIDAREDKAALAYEVILEGLQEDGATPSELHVLVDAKTGQIREKWEGVHTAAATGSGKSLYSGTVSIGTNSVTGGYELRDPSRGGFYTVNYPTNAVFKDTDNVWGSGTTADTATAGVDAHYGQQVTYDYYKNVHGRNGINGTGGTGYSRVHYGTRYNNAFWQDSCFCMTYGDGDGSTFTPLISLDVAGHEMTHGVTSRTAGLVYSGESGGLNEATSDIFGSLVEFYAANANDPGDFLIGEEIYTPAKSGDALRYMHKPSLDGKSPDCYSSTVGNLDVHASSGIGNHFFYLLAQGSNANPASPTCNGAAVTGIGKDKAGKIWYRALTVKMTSSTKYAGARTATLAAATDLYGANSTEYNAVNAAWAAVNVK, encoded by the coding sequence ATGAAGCGTCACTTGTTGGCTGCGCTGACGACGTTGACCCTGGTTGGTTGTGACGGAGCGGATTCCCCCACGGTGACTTCCTCGCGAGAGGTCCACGATGAGGTGGAGCTCTCCAGCGCGGTGAAGCGGGCCCAGCAGAACCTGGGCATGCGCACCCCCGAGGAAGAGCTGGTGGTCCGTTCGGTCTTCAAGGATGACTCGGGCGAGGAGCACGTCCGCTTCGACAAGCGCTACCGGGGCCTGCGGACCATCGGCGGTGACTTCGTGGTGCACCAGTCCGAGACGGGCCTGCTGAAGTCGGTGACCCTCAACAGCCAGGCCTCGCTGCGCGGGCTGGATGTGAAGCCGGTGTTCGATGGCGCCGGGGCCGTGGTGCTCGCCGAGAAGGTGTTCGCCGGCCAGCGCCAGGGGCCCGGCAGCGCGGAGCTGGTCATCGACGCGCGTGAGGACAAGGCCGCGCTCGCCTACGAGGTCATCCTCGAGGGGCTCCAGGAGGATGGCGCCACCCCGAGCGAGCTGCACGTGCTGGTGGACGCGAAGACGGGGCAGATCCGCGAGAAGTGGGAGGGCGTCCACACCGCCGCCGCCACGGGCTCGGGCAAGTCGCTCTACTCGGGCACCGTGTCCATCGGCACCAACTCGGTCACCGGCGGGTACGAGCTGCGCGACCCGTCGCGCGGCGGCTTCTACACGGTCAATTACCCGACGAACGCCGTCTTCAAGGACACCGACAACGTCTGGGGCAGCGGCACCACGGCGGACACCGCGACCGCGGGCGTGGACGCCCACTACGGCCAGCAGGTGACGTACGACTATTACAAGAACGTCCACGGCCGGAACGGCATCAACGGCACGGGTGGCACGGGCTACAGCCGGGTGCACTACGGCACGCGCTACAACAACGCCTTCTGGCAGGACAGCTGCTTCTGCATGACGTACGGCGATGGCGACGGCAGCACGTTCACCCCGCTCATCTCGCTGGACGTGGCCGGCCACGAGATGACCCACGGCGTGACGAGCCGCACCGCGGGCCTCGTCTACTCGGGTGAGTCCGGAGGCCTCAACGAGGCGACCAGCGACATCTTCGGCTCGCTGGTGGAGTTCTACGCCGCCAACGCCAATGACCCGGGCGACTTCCTCATCGGCGAGGAGATCTACACGCCGGCGAAGAGCGGGGATGCGCTGCGTTACATGCACAAGCCCTCGCTGGATGGCAAGTCGCCGGACTGCTACTCCAGCACCGTGGGCAACCTGGATGTCCACGCCTCCAGCGGCATCGGCAACCACTTCTTCTACCTGCTGGCGCAGGGCTCCAACGCCAACCCGGCGAGCCCCACCTGCAACGGCGCGGCCGTGACGGGCATTGGCAAGGACAAGGCCGGGAAGATCTGGTACCGCGCGCTCACCGTGAAGATGACCTCGAGCACCAAGTACGCCGGTGCGCGCACGGCCACCCTCGCGGCGGCCACGGACCTCTACGGCGCGAACAGCACCGAGTACAACGCCGTGAACGCCGCCTGGGCGGCGGTCAACGTCAAGTAA
- a CDS encoding acyl-CoA dehydrogenase, translated as MSSSTPHYKPNLRDLYFNLFEFLDIGRTSLGKGTFGDLDETAARQTLETFAQVAVNEIAPSFSESDHHPPVLKDGEVTLPPLLKRSITAFYDSGMNLLDLPAHMGGLGAPPSLGWAAFELLAGANPATAFYSLGTLVSRVIDMLGTESQKRRYLPAITERRWIGTMVLTEPDAGSDVGAARTRARHVGGDVWEIEGVKRFITSGEHDASENIINMVLARPEGAGPGTKGLSLFIVPKFWVEEDGRLGERNGVVCTNLEKKMGIKGSVTCEMTFGDGKPARGLLLGEVHEGIRQMFHIIEQARMAVGIKSMATLSTAYLNALAFTRERVQGSDLLAARDKSAPRVAIQRHPDVRRMLMAQKAHAEGMRALVLFTASIQDQVALKGGHRATEAAELDAVNDLLLPLVKGYNSEKAYELLSVSLQCLGGSGYLADYPIEQYIRDQKIDSLYEGTTHIQALDLLLRKVARDGGATLQGLLGRVRETANSEVGGKELETERAALGQALTEVETMLGALMGKLGESLYHVGFQGNRVLMSVAELIIGWLLVQHAAVALERSRVNPGDKAFYVGKLASARWFCREVLPGLGHAARMVERSTLDLMEVPEESF; from the coding sequence ATGTCGTCCTCCACGCCCCACTACAAGCCCAACCTGCGCGACCTGTACTTCAACCTCTTCGAGTTCCTCGACATCGGCCGGACCTCCCTCGGCAAGGGAACCTTCGGCGACCTCGACGAGACGGCCGCCCGCCAGACCCTGGAGACGTTCGCCCAGGTGGCCGTGAACGAGATTGCCCCCAGCTTCTCCGAGTCCGACCACCACCCGCCCGTCCTCAAGGACGGCGAAGTCACCCTGCCGCCGCTGCTCAAGCGCTCCATCACCGCCTTCTACGACTCGGGCATGAACCTGTTGGATCTGCCCGCCCACATGGGCGGTCTGGGCGCCCCGCCCAGCCTCGGCTGGGCCGCCTTCGAGTTGCTCGCCGGCGCCAACCCCGCCACCGCCTTCTATTCGCTCGGCACCCTGGTCTCCCGCGTCATCGACATGCTGGGCACCGAGTCCCAGAAGCGCCGCTACCTGCCCGCCATCACCGAGCGCCGGTGGATCGGCACCATGGTGCTCACCGAGCCCGATGCCGGCAGCGACGTGGGCGCCGCGCGCACCCGTGCCCGCCACGTGGGTGGCGATGTCTGGGAAATCGAGGGCGTGAAGCGCTTCATCACCAGCGGTGAGCACGACGCCTCGGAGAACATCATCAACATGGTGCTCGCCCGCCCCGAGGGCGCCGGCCCCGGCACCAAGGGCCTGTCCCTCTTCATCGTCCCCAAATTCTGGGTGGAGGAGGACGGCCGGCTCGGTGAGCGCAACGGCGTGGTCTGCACCAACCTCGAAAAGAAGATGGGCATCAAGGGCTCCGTCACCTGCGAGATGACGTTCGGCGACGGCAAGCCCGCGCGCGGCCTGCTCCTGGGCGAGGTGCACGAGGGCATCCGCCAGATGTTCCACATCATCGAGCAGGCGCGCATGGCCGTGGGCATCAAGTCCATGGCCACGCTGTCCACCGCCTACCTCAACGCCCTGGCCTTCACGCGCGAGCGCGTCCAGGGCTCGGACCTGCTCGCCGCGCGCGACAAGAGCGCCCCCCGCGTCGCCATCCAGCGCCACCCGGACGTGCGCCGCATGCTCATGGCGCAGAAGGCCCACGCCGAGGGCATGCGCGCCCTCGTGCTCTTCACCGCCTCCATCCAGGATCAGGTCGCCCTCAAGGGCGGCCACCGCGCCACCGAGGCCGCCGAGCTGGATGCCGTCAACGACCTGCTCTTGCCGCTCGTGAAGGGCTACAACTCGGAGAAGGCCTACGAGCTGCTCTCCGTGTCCCTCCAGTGCCTGGGCGGCTCGGGTTACCTGGCCGACTACCCCATCGAGCAGTACATCCGCGACCAGAAGATCGACTCGCTCTACGAGGGCACCACGCACATCCAGGCCCTGGACCTGCTCCTGCGCAAGGTGGCGCGCGATGGCGGCGCCACCCTCCAGGGGCTGCTCGGGCGGGTGCGCGAGACGGCGAACTCGGAGGTGGGCGGCAAGGAGCTGGAGACGGAGCGCGCCGCGCTGGGCCAGGCCCTGACGGAGGTAGAGACGATGCTCGGCGCCTTGATGGGCAAGCTGGGGGAGTCGCTCTACCACGTCGGCTTCCAGGGCAACCGGGTCCTCATGTCCGTGGCGGAGCTCATCATTGGCTGGCTGCTCGTCCAGCATGCGGCCGTGGCGCTGGAGCGCTCCCGGGTGAACCCGGGCGACAAGGCGTTCTACGTGGGCAAGCTGGCCTCGGCGCGCTGGTTCTGCCGAGAGGTGCTCCCGGGACTGGGCCACGCCGCCCGGATGGTGGAGCGCAGCACGCTGGATCTCATGGAGGTCCCCGAGGAATCCTTCTGA
- a CDS encoding fatty acid desaturase, with protein MSSSKTAPTTYEVVQEPEPHPARTAAILKAHPEVRKLFGRTPATALLVPLILVVQFGMAYLVRDQPWWVIVLAAYTLGALVNNTCYVIIHEATHSLIFKGRAANLLTAIGADLVHVIPSAATFTRFHLVHHRHQGEFDLDADLPSHAEAKLVGNSTVMKALWITFFPLMQALRMPRFSKLISFWEPWTVVNALAVFSVDAAVFFLMGPWAFLYVVLSIFFSIGLHPLGGRLIQEHFIISHPQETYSYYGPWNISALNVGYHNEHHDFSAVPWNRLPQVKAAAPEFYDTLVSHRSWTGLLVRFITDPSMSLYSRITRPGGIKRRILTGGVGRVPDSVSSLEQPPVQPAA; from the coding sequence ATGTCCAGCAGCAAAACGGCCCCCACCACGTATGAGGTGGTTCAGGAGCCCGAGCCACACCCGGCCCGTACGGCCGCCATCCTCAAGGCGCACCCCGAAGTGCGGAAGCTCTTCGGGCGCACCCCCGCCACCGCGCTGCTCGTGCCGCTGATCCTCGTGGTCCAGTTCGGCATGGCCTATCTGGTGAGAGATCAGCCCTGGTGGGTCATCGTCCTGGCGGCCTACACGCTGGGCGCGCTGGTGAACAACACCTGCTACGTCATCATCCACGAGGCCACGCACAGCCTCATCTTCAAGGGGCGGGCGGCCAACCTGCTGACGGCCATCGGGGCGGACTTGGTGCACGTCATTCCATCGGCGGCCACCTTCACCCGCTTCCACCTGGTGCACCACCGGCACCAGGGCGAGTTCGACCTGGATGCGGACCTGCCCTCGCACGCCGAGGCGAAACTGGTGGGCAACAGCACCGTCATGAAGGCGCTGTGGATCACCTTTTTCCCGCTCATGCAGGCGCTGCGCATGCCCCGCTTCTCCAAGCTCATCTCCTTCTGGGAGCCTTGGACGGTGGTCAACGCGCTCGCGGTGTTCTCCGTGGACGCCGCGGTGTTCTTCCTGATGGGGCCGTGGGCCTTCCTCTACGTGGTGCTGAGCATCTTCTTCTCCATCGGCCTGCACCCGCTGGGCGGACGGCTCATCCAGGAGCACTTCATCATCTCCCACCCGCAGGAGACGTACTCCTATTACGGGCCGTGGAACATCAGCGCGCTCAATGTGGGCTACCACAATGAGCACCATGACTTCTCCGCCGTGCCCTGGAACCGGCTGCCCCAGGTCAAGGCGGCGGCGCCCGAGTTCTACGACACCCTGGTGTCGCACCGCTCGTGGACGGGCCTGCTGGTGCGCTTCATCACCGATCCCTCGATGAGCCTCTACAGCCGCATCACCCGGCCCGGCGGG